A region of Flavobacterium indicum GPTSA100-9 = DSM 17447 DNA encodes the following proteins:
- a CDS encoding DUF1569 domain-containing protein, whose translation MNVDQMLQHCNDAVLVSFNEKELHVPVAFRILGRLLKNMVLKKPEFDKNSPTAKEFKYNTNFDFNTVQQELIKNISRFQEGEQAIKCIKHPFWGKMNSEDWNNLHWKHLDHHLKQFGV comes from the coding sequence ATGAATGTAGATCAAATGTTACAACATTGCAATGATGCAGTTTTAGTGTCATTTAATGAAAAAGAACTTCATGTACCAGTTGCATTTCGAATTTTAGGAAGGCTATTAAAAAACATGGTTTTAAAAAAACCTGAATTTGATAAAAATAGTCCAACGGCAAAAGAATTCAAATACAATACAAATTTTGATTTCAATACTGTACAACAAGAGTTGATAAAAAATATAAGTCGTTTTCAGGAAGGCGAACAAGCTATTAAGTGCATCAAACATCCTTTTTGGGGTAAAATGAATTCAGAAGATTGGAATAATTTACATTGGAAACATTTAGATCATCATTTAAAACAATTTGGAGTATAA
- a CDS encoding c-type cytochrome — translation MKKIQSVVAIAIVFMLAFACASKQATTSTSPIKEQVLSQMTMSTEQAEGKALFETNCAKCHKLYDPKNFSAEEWKPIVERMTKKARLAPEQGAKIYAYVSM, via the coding sequence ATGAAAAAAATACAATCTGTAGTAGCAATTGCTATAGTATTTATGCTTGCATTTGCTTGTGCTTCAAAGCAAGCTACCACTTCAACTTCTCCTATAAAAGAACAAGTTTTATCGCAAATGACAATGAGTACTGAACAAGCGGAAGGAAAAGCTTTGTTTGAAACAAATTGTGCAAAATGTCATAAGTTATATGATCCAAAAAACTTTTCTGCTGAGGAATGGAAACCTATTGTTGAACGTATGACTAAGAAAGCGCGTTTAGCTCCTGAACAAGGAGCAAAGATTTATGCTTATGTTTCTATGTAA
- the fsa gene encoding fructose-6-phosphate aldolase, translated as MKFFIDTANLNDIKEAQALGVLDGVTTNPSLMAKEGITGKNNILKHYVDICNIVDGDVSAEVIATDYEGMIKEGEELAELHEQIVVKIPMTKDGIKACKYFSDNGIKTNVTLVFSAGQALLAAKAGATYVSPFLGRLDDISTDGLNLIDEIRQIYDNYAFETQILAASVRHTMHVVNCAKIGADVMTGPLSSITGLLKHPLTDIGLAQFLADYAKGNQ; from the coding sequence ATGAAATTTTTTATTGACACAGCAAACTTAAACGACATTAAAGAAGCACAAGCATTAGGTGTTTTAGATGGAGTAACAACAAATCCATCGTTAATGGCTAAAGAAGGAATTACAGGTAAAAACAACATTTTAAAACACTATGTGGATATATGTAATATAGTTGATGGTGATGTAAGTGCTGAGGTAATTGCAACGGATTACGAAGGAATGATTAAAGAAGGTGAGGAGTTAGCGGAATTACATGAGCAAATTGTTGTTAAGATTCCAATGACTAAAGACGGAATTAAAGCATGTAAATATTTCTCTGATAATGGTATCAAAACAAATGTAACTTTAGTTTTTTCTGCTGGTCAAGCGTTATTAGCTGCAAAAGCAGGTGCTACTTATGTATCTCCATTCTTAGGTCGTTTAGATGATATTTCAACAGACGGTTTGAATCTTATTGATGAAATTCGTCAGATTTATGATAATTATGCCTTTGAAACACAAATTTTAGCAGCTTCAGTTCGTCATACTATGCATGTTGTAAATTGTGCCAAAATTGGAGCAGATGTTATGACAGGGCCATTATCTTCTATCACTGGATTATTAAAACACCCGTTAACAGATATTGGTTTAGCACAGTTTTTAGCAGATTATGCTAAAGGAAATCAATAA
- a CDS encoding branched-chain amino acid aminotransferase — MNNTISDIKITKCQSSKINEVDFENLVFGNIFTDHMLLCDYKDGVWQQPEIVPYAPFLMDPSSKVFHYGQAIFEGMKAYKDAHDDIWLFRPDQNFDRFNKSATRLAMPEVPEEVFIGGLKQLIQLEKDWVKHGNGSALYIRPFMIATGHGVIAAPSTEYRFMIILSPAKSYYSGEVKVIIAEHFSRAANGGIGAAKAAGNYSGQFYPTKLANEEGFQQIIWTDDATHTKLEEAGTMNVFFRINDVLYTAPTSERILDGVTRKSVIDLAKREGIQVEVRSVLVDELVQAAKDGSLKEIFGAGTAAVINPIAGFSYKGEYFELPKMENSFAQEIKTKLTGIQTKELEDTFGWTVKV, encoded by the coding sequence ATGAATAACACAATTAGCGACATTAAAATAACAAAATGTCAATCCTCTAAAATTAACGAAGTAGATTTTGAAAACCTAGTTTTTGGAAATATTTTTACTGACCACATGTTACTATGTGATTATAAAGATGGTGTATGGCAACAACCTGAAATTGTACCTTATGCACCTTTTTTAATGGATCCTTCATCTAAAGTTTTTCATTATGGTCAAGCTATTTTTGAAGGAATGAAAGCTTACAAAGATGCACATGATGATATTTGGTTATTTAGACCTGACCAAAATTTTGATCGTTTTAATAAAAGTGCTACACGTTTGGCAATGCCAGAAGTACCTGAAGAAGTATTTATTGGCGGATTAAAACAATTGATTCAATTAGAAAAAGACTGGGTAAAACACGGTAACGGCAGTGCTTTATACATAAGACCTTTTATGATTGCTACTGGTCATGGTGTAATTGCTGCTCCATCCACTGAATATAGATTCATGATAATTTTATCTCCTGCAAAATCATATTATTCTGGTGAAGTTAAAGTAATTATTGCAGAGCATTTCAGTAGAGCGGCTAATGGTGGTATAGGTGCTGCTAAAGCTGCAGGAAATTACTCTGGGCAATTTTATCCTACTAAATTAGCTAACGAAGAAGGATTCCAACAAATCATTTGGACGGATGATGCTACACATACCAAGCTAGAAGAAGCAGGAACCATGAATGTTTTCTTTAGAATTAATGACGTACTTTATACAGCTCCAACTTCTGAAAGAATTTTAGATGGTGTAACAAGAAAGTCAGTTATTGATTTAGCTAAGAGAGAAGGAATTCAAGTTGAAGTACGTTCAGTATTAGTAGATGAATTAGTACAAGCTGCTAAAGACGGAAGCTTAAAAGAAATATTTGGTGCCGGAACAGCAGCCGTAATTAATCCTATTGCTGGGTTCTCTTATAAAGGAGAGTACTTTGAATTACCAAAAATGGAAAATTCTTTTGCTCAAGAAATTAAAACCAAATTAACTGGTATTCAAACCAAAGAATTGGAAGATACTTTTGGTTGGACTGTTAAAGTATAA
- a CDS encoding class I SAM-dependent methyltransferase: MFFIKFEKIYAQMEEYYRQLLFRHLDGIVCIPILGCLQENGIIDYIKLNENFTLHEVAQFKKSNVGYLHVALRCLASQGILKYQSGENPDAIVFKHSEKTLPFLSLVTLIQPVYARFKKSDFFTSVHWNSSHKEEVQFLFSEYRNIQNQLKKEISSYAEDLRLMLEGFFVGPIIVGLGMTGMFHNYFMESSFTAEEFHKEPQLFETILEFLSQLGWFSEKNKHYQFTDLGLSFAKKATAYGVTVSYLPMFQSLDKLLFGNATEVKEYTLLETEKHVNREMNVWGSGGAHSTYFKAIDSVILSIFNQPLDQQPKGILDMGCGNGAFLIHLYTVIERFTLRGKHLQDYPLFLVGVDYNTAALKVTRSNLISADIWAKVIWGDISDPSQLAQDLLENYAIELGDLLNVRTFLDHNRIWEEVVTTSEVKYGLSSGAYASKGQFLSSEIVQENLKQHFLKWKPYIEKNGLLLIELHTVNPNLVANHLGKTAATAYDATHGFSDQYIVEIDNFIDVLNRIGLCSQSEYFKKYPNTDLATVSLHVIKSR; this comes from the coding sequence ATGTTTTTTATTAAATTTGAGAAAATCTACGCACAAATGGAAGAATATTACAGACAACTTTTGTTTCGTCATTTAGACGGAATTGTATGCATTCCAATTTTAGGCTGTTTACAAGAAAATGGAATCATTGATTATATCAAGTTAAATGAGAACTTTACATTACATGAGGTAGCGCAGTTTAAAAAATCTAATGTTGGGTATTTGCATGTTGCTTTACGATGTTTAGCTTCTCAGGGTATTTTAAAGTATCAGTCGGGTGAAAATCCAGACGCAATCGTTTTCAAACATTCTGAAAAAACGCTTCCTTTTTTAAGTTTAGTTACTTTAATTCAACCCGTTTATGCTCGATTTAAAAAATCAGATTTTTTTACTTCAGTGCATTGGAACAGCTCACATAAAGAAGAAGTACAGTTTTTATTTTCAGAATATAGAAACATCCAAAATCAGTTGAAAAAAGAAATCAGTTCGTATGCCGAGGATTTGAGACTTATGTTAGAAGGATTTTTTGTTGGTCCCATCATTGTTGGTTTAGGTATGACGGGTATGTTTCATAACTATTTTATGGAAAGTTCATTTACAGCTGAAGAATTTCATAAAGAACCACAATTATTTGAAACTATATTGGAATTTTTAAGTCAGCTAGGTTGGTTTTCAGAAAAGAATAAACATTATCAATTTACAGATTTAGGTTTGTCTTTTGCAAAAAAAGCAACCGCATATGGCGTAACGGTTTCTTATTTACCTATGTTTCAATCCTTAGATAAATTGTTGTTTGGAAATGCAACTGAAGTTAAAGAGTATACCTTATTAGAAACAGAAAAGCATGTTAATAGAGAAATGAATGTATGGGGTAGTGGTGGTGCACACAGTACTTATTTTAAGGCGATTGATTCTGTTATACTTTCCATTTTTAATCAACCTTTAGACCAACAACCCAAAGGGATTTTAGATATGGGATGTGGAAATGGTGCTTTTTTGATTCACCTGTATACTGTTATTGAGCGTTTTACGTTGAGAGGAAAACATTTGCAAGATTATCCCTTGTTTTTAGTAGGTGTAGATTACAACACGGCTGCCTTAAAAGTAACCCGTTCCAATTTAATTTCGGCAGATATTTGGGCTAAAGTGATTTGGGGAGATATTAGTGATCCTAGTCAATTAGCACAAGATTTATTAGAAAATTACGCCATAGAATTAGGGGATTTATTAAATGTACGAACGTTTTTAGATCATAACCGAATTTGGGAAGAAGTAGTTACAACTTCTGAAGTAAAATATGGTTTAAGTTCAGGCGCTTATGCTAGTAAAGGCCAATTTTTATCCTCTGAAATTGTACAAGAAAATTTAAAGCAACATTTCTTAAAATGGAAGCCATATATAGAAAAAAACGGATTGTTATTAATTGAATTACATACCGTTAATCCAAACCTAGTGGCCAATCATTTAGGAAAAACTGCTGCAACGGCTTATGATGCAACACACGGTTTCTCAGATCAATATATTGTGGAGATTGATAATTTTATTGATGTTTTAAATCGAATTGGATTATGTTCACAGTCTGAATATTTTAAAAAATATCCGAATACCGATTTAGCAACGGTGAGTTTACATGTAATTAAAAGTAGATGA
- the trmD gene encoding tRNA (guanosine(37)-N1)-methyltransferase TrmD, whose protein sequence is MRIDIITVLPDLLRSPFEGSIMKRAIQKGLVEVHFHNLRDYSSNKHKNVDDYQFGGGAGMVMMCEPIDLCISKLKEERKYDEVIYMTPDGETLKQKMANSMSMLQNIIILCGHYKGVDQRVRDMHITKEISIGDYVLSGGEIGAIVLCDALIRLIPGVLSDETSALTDSFQDNLLSHPIYTRPAEYKGLKVPDILLSGNFPEIEKWREQKAYEHTLNRRPDLLEE, encoded by the coding sequence ATGAGAATAGATATCATCACCGTTTTACCCGATTTATTAAGAAGTCCGTTTGAAGGATCAATTATGAAACGTGCCATTCAAAAAGGATTAGTGGAAGTTCATTTTCATAACTTACGTGATTACAGTTCCAACAAACATAAAAATGTGGATGATTATCAATTTGGTGGGGGTGCCGGAATGGTTATGATGTGTGAACCCATTGATTTATGTATTTCCAAATTAAAAGAAGAACGAAAGTACGACGAAGTAATTTATATGACACCCGACGGAGAAACATTAAAACAAAAAATGGCCAATTCCATGTCGATGTTACAGAATATAATCATATTATGTGGCCACTATAAAGGTGTGGATCAAAGGGTACGAGATATGCATATTACTAAAGAAATTTCAATTGGAGATTATGTTTTAAGCGGTGGCGAAATTGGTGCTATTGTATTGTGTGATGCATTAATTCGTCTAATTCCTGGAGTTTTAAGTGATGAAACTTCGGCTTTAACAGACAGTTTTCAAGACAACTTACTGTCACATCCAATTTACACAAGACCTGCAGAATACAAAGGCTTAAAAGTTCCTGATATTTTATTAAGTGGTAATTTTCCTGAAATTGAAAAATGGCGCGAACAAAAAGCGTATGAACATACCTTGAACAGGCGTCCAGATCTATTGGAAGAATAA
- a CDS encoding DUF4920 domain-containing protein, with amino-acid sequence MKTKIATLLALVVLTACGKKNEEIKEKAPEKVFAVFGDSISKDNALTAEQMLNKYQTLKSGDTLNVKFSTKINEICQNKGCWMTLDLGNEQQAFVKFKDYGFFVPMNAQNREVVVEGKAFIEETPVAELKHYAEDEGKSQAAIDSITAPKKELKFLAHGVLIAK; translated from the coding sequence ATGAAAACAAAAATTGCTACATTATTAGCATTAGTAGTATTGACTGCATGTGGTAAAAAAAATGAAGAAATAAAAGAAAAAGCTCCTGAAAAAGTTTTTGCTGTATTTGGAGATTCCATTTCAAAAGACAATGCTTTAACTGCTGAGCAGATGTTAAATAAATACCAGACTTTAAAATCTGGAGATACTTTAAACGTGAAATTTTCAACTAAAATCAATGAGATTTGTCAAAATAAAGGTTGTTGGATGACCTTAGATTTAGGGAATGAGCAGCAAGCATTTGTTAAGTTTAAAGACTACGGTTTTTTTGTTCCAATGAATGCACAAAATAGAGAAGTTGTTGTTGAAGGAAAAGCTTTTATAGAAGAAACACCTGTTGCAGAGTTAAAACATTATGCAGAAGATGAAGGTAAATCTCAAGCTGCAATCGATAGTATTACTGCGCCTAAGAAAGAATTGAAATTTTTAGCACATGGGGTTTTAATTGCAAAATAA
- a CDS encoding pyrophosphohydrolase domain-containing protein — MQKQLEAVKLFHTSFGLGVSDEMKACLGEQKNMLRFNLMKEENEEYLEAVQNNDLVEIADALGDMLYILCGTILEHGLQHKIEEVFDEIQRSNMSKLGEDGQPIYREDGKVMKGPNYFKPNFEEILK, encoded by the coding sequence ATGCAAAAACAATTAGAAGCAGTTAAATTATTTCATACTTCTTTCGGATTAGGAGTAAGTGATGAAATGAAAGCGTGTTTGGGAGAACAAAAAAACATGTTACGTTTTAATTTGATGAAAGAAGAAAACGAAGAATATTTAGAAGCAGTTCAAAATAATGATTTGGTTGAAATTGCAGATGCTCTTGGAGATATGTTGTATATATTGTGTGGTACTATTTTAGAACATGGATTACAACATAAGATTGAAGAAGTTTTTGATGAAATTCAAAGAAGCAACATGAGTAAATTAGGAGAAGACGGACAACCGATTTATAGAGAAGATGGTAAAGTAATGAAAGGCCCTAATTATTTTAAGCCTAATTTTGAAGAAATTTTGAAATAA
- a CDS encoding ABC-F family ATP-binding cassette domain-containing protein codes for MLTVSNLSVQFGKRILFDEVNVTFTQGNCYGIIGANGAGKSTFLKILSGDFDPTSGRVILEPGKRMSVLNQNHNMFDDYTVLETVLMGNKVLHAVKQEMDALYADYDDKNADRIGELQLQFDEMNGWNAESDAATLLSNLEIGPEFHYTPMSEMDGKLKVRVLLAQALFGNPDVLIMDEPTNDLDFETIGWLENFLANYENTVLVVSHDRHFLDAVCTHISDIDFGKITHYSGNYTFWYESSQLAARQRAQQNKKAEEKKAELEEFIRRFSANVAKSKQATSRKKMIEKLNIDEIKPSSRRYPAIIFEQEREAGDQILNVQNLAASIDGEVLFKNVDINMAKGDKVVVFSKDSRATTAFYEILNNNLQADAGTVEWGITTSQSYLPVENHDFFKSDLNLVDWLRQWVKTEEERDEVYVRGFLGKMIFSGEEALKKCNVLSGGEKVRCMLSRMMMIRANVLMLDEPTNHLDLESITAFNNSLKNFKGSVLFTTHDHEFAQTVGNRILELTPKGCIDRYMTFDEYLEDPKIKELRKEMYS; via the coding sequence ATGCTAACAGTATCTAATTTATCCGTTCAATTTGGGAAAAGAATATTATTTGATGAAGTAAACGTGACCTTTACTCAAGGAAATTGTTACGGAATCATTGGTGCCAATGGTGCTGGAAAATCAACATTTCTTAAAATACTTTCAGGAGATTTTGATCCAACTTCAGGAAGAGTTATTCTTGAACCAGGAAAACGTATGTCGGTTTTAAATCAGAACCACAATATGTTTGATGACTATACGGTTTTAGAAACAGTTTTAATGGGTAACAAAGTATTGCATGCTGTAAAGCAAGAAATGGATGCTTTGTATGCCGATTATGATGATAAAAATGCAGACAGAATTGGTGAATTACAATTGCAATTCGATGAAATGAATGGATGGAACGCTGAAAGTGATGCGGCTACTTTATTATCAAATTTAGAAATTGGTCCAGAGTTTCATTATACTCCAATGAGTGAAATGGATGGAAAATTAAAAGTTCGTGTGTTATTAGCGCAAGCTTTATTTGGTAATCCTGATGTGTTAATTATGGACGAGCCTACCAATGACTTGGATTTTGAAACTATTGGTTGGTTAGAAAATTTCTTAGCTAATTATGAAAATACGGTTTTAGTTGTATCGCACGACCGTCACTTTTTAGATGCGGTTTGTACACATATTTCCGATATTGATTTTGGTAAAATTACTCATTATTCAGGAAATTATACGTTTTGGTATGAGTCGTCTCAATTAGCGGCGCGTCAACGAGCACAACAAAATAAGAAAGCGGAAGAGAAAAAAGCGGAATTAGAGGAATTTATTCGTCGTTTTAGTGCGAACGTTGCGAAGTCTAAACAAGCAACTTCTCGTAAAAAAATGATTGAAAAATTAAATATTGATGAGATTAAACCGTCAAGTCGTAGATATCCAGCCATTATTTTTGAACAAGAAAGAGAAGCTGGAGATCAAATTTTAAATGTACAAAATTTAGCGGCCTCAATTGATGGAGAAGTTTTGTTTAAAAATGTTGACATCAATATGGCTAAAGGCGATAAAGTAGTAGTGTTTTCAAAAGACTCTCGTGCTACAACAGCCTTTTACGAAATATTAAATAATAATTTACAAGCTGATGCTGGTACGGTTGAATGGGGAATTACAACTTCTCAGTCTTATTTGCCAGTAGAAAATCACGATTTCTTTAAAAGTGATTTAAATTTAGTTGATTGGTTACGTCAATGGGTTAAAACCGAAGAAGAAAGAGACGAAGTTTATGTTCGTGGATTCTTAGGTAAAATGATTTTCTCAGGTGAAGAAGCCTTAAAAAAATGTAATGTTTTATCGGGAGGTGAGAAAGTGCGTTGTATGTTATCTCGAATGATGATGATTAGAGCTAATGTATTGATGTTAGATGAACCTACCAATCACCTTGACTTAGAATCAATTACAGCTTTTAATAATTCATTAAAAAACTTTAAAGGTTCGGTTCTATTTACTACACATGACCACGAATTTGCTCAAACCGTTGGAAATAGAATTTTAGAATTAACTCCAAAAGGATGTATTGATCGTTACATGACGTTTGATGAATATTTAGAAGATCCAAAAATTAAAGAATTGAGAAAAGAAATGTATTCTTAA
- a CDS encoding TlpA family protein disulfide reductase, whose protein sequence is MQKKYPYIILLTLSFIATNLISCKQVFEEQNYVAYFGGEIENPKTNFVVFMKDDKVIDTFFLDKNNRFFHKFDSLTPGLYSFKHDPEYQYVYFEKNDSLMLRLNTVDFDNSLMFCGRGDEKNNFLMELYLHNENDRNKMYDVYTKDVAEFVKNIDSSYNKTKSLYLKRKAFINWSDEFDKIAASSVELNHAYKKEVYPFAHEFRTGKSIKNKLPVNYYNHRKAINLNDTALVNYSPFVKYITVLLNNIVLSDAKNIADEMSLENNIKKLQIADTLIKNLHVKNLVVNNIANMYLLTDQCTENNTKFFQLYSKISTDKKLEEEVMKTSKNIHNLHNHSHLPVITLYDTNGNKVDLNKIIKNKTVLYFWTKQSESHAVHSHKKVDELKAKYPDIQFISINIGNTNTEWLNELKKNNFNNSLELYSPNFKEIKEKWVINKIHRTMILNADGSINNAFVSLFDINFENQLNK, encoded by the coding sequence ATGCAAAAAAAATACCCTTATATAATTTTATTGACCTTATCCTTTATTGCAACAAATTTAATATCCTGTAAGCAAGTATTTGAAGAACAAAATTATGTTGCCTATTTTGGTGGTGAAATTGAAAATCCAAAAACCAATTTTGTTGTTTTTATGAAAGATGACAAAGTTATTGATACTTTCTTCTTAGATAAAAACAATCGTTTTTTTCACAAATTCGATTCATTAACACCTGGACTATATAGTTTTAAACACGATCCTGAATACCAATATGTGTATTTTGAAAAGAACGATAGTTTAATGCTTCGTTTGAATACGGTAGATTTTGATAATTCCTTAATGTTTTGTGGTCGTGGAGATGAAAAAAATAATTTCTTAATGGAATTATACCTTCACAATGAAAATGACAGAAACAAAATGTATGATGTGTATACTAAAGATGTAGCCGAATTTGTAAAGAACATTGATTCGAGCTATAATAAAACAAAATCCTTATACCTTAAAAGAAAAGCTTTTATCAATTGGAGCGATGAATTTGATAAAATAGCTGCTTCAAGTGTTGAATTGAATCATGCTTATAAAAAAGAAGTTTATCCGTTTGCACATGAGTTTAGAACTGGAAAATCTATTAAAAATAAATTACCTGTAAACTATTACAATCATAGAAAAGCAATTAACTTAAATGATACCGCTTTAGTTAATTATTCTCCTTTTGTAAAATATATTACTGTACTTCTAAATAACATTGTACTTTCTGATGCTAAAAATATAGCAGATGAAATGAGTTTAGAAAACAATATTAAAAAGTTACAAATTGCAGATACTTTAATTAAAAATTTACATGTAAAAAATTTAGTAGTAAACAACATTGCCAATATGTATTTATTGACAGATCAGTGTACTGAAAACAATACTAAGTTTTTTCAATTATATTCTAAAATTTCTACTGATAAGAAATTAGAAGAAGAAGTAATGAAAACTTCTAAGAACATTCATAATTTACACAATCACTCACATCTTCCTGTTATTACTTTGTACGACACAAATGGTAATAAAGTTGATTTGAATAAGATTATTAAAAATAAAACGGTCTTGTACTTTTGGACAAAACAATCTGAATCACACGCCGTGCATTCACATAAAAAAGTTGATGAATTAAAGGCTAAATACCCTGACATTCAATTTATTTCAATCAATATAGGTAACACAAATACTGAGTGGCTTAATGAATTGAAAAAGAATAATTTTAATAATTCTTTAGAGTTATATTCTCCAAACTTTAAAGAAATAAAAGAAAAATGGGTAATTAACAAAATACACAGAACAATGATATTAAATGCTGATGGAAGTATTAACAATGCTTTTGTTAGTTTATTTGATATTAATTTTGAAAATCAATTGAATAAATAG
- a CDS encoding peptidylprolyl isomerase, whose product MQDGIYAKFNTPKGSILVKLTHDKTPGTVGNFVGLAEGQLDNEAKPMGKPYYDGLKFHRVIPDFMIQGGCPQGTGVGGPGYQFDDEFHPELRHDKPGVLSMANAGPGTNGSQFFITHVETPWLDGKHTVFGHVVEGQAVVDAVAQGDTIESIEIVRVGAEAEKWNAIEAFRTFEGSREQRLAEEKRLAEEALEKLAAGFQKTESGLRYQIIQKGSGKQAEKGKKVSVHYQGALENGMVFDSSYKRKQPIDFTLGVGQVIEGWDEGIALLQVGDKARFVIPSYLGYGSRGAGGVIPPNATLVFDVELMDVK is encoded by the coding sequence ATGCAAGACGGTATTTACGCTAAATTTAATACACCTAAAGGAAGTATTTTAGTAAAATTAACGCACGATAAAACGCCTGGAACTGTTGGGAACTTTGTAGGTTTAGCAGAAGGACAATTAGATAATGAAGCCAAACCAATGGGAAAACCGTATTATGATGGATTAAAATTCCACCGTGTTATTCCCGATTTTATGATTCAAGGAGGATGTCCTCAAGGAACAGGTGTAGGCGGACCAGGATATCAATTTGATGATGAGTTTCATCCAGAATTAAGACATGACAAACCGGGTGTGTTGTCTATGGCAAATGCAGGTCCTGGAACGAATGGTTCTCAGTTTTTCATTACACACGTAGAAACACCATGGTTAGATGGTAAGCATACTGTTTTTGGTCATGTTGTAGAAGGTCAGGCTGTTGTGGATGCAGTAGCTCAAGGTGATACTATTGAAAGTATTGAAATTGTTAGAGTTGGTGCTGAGGCAGAAAAATGGAATGCAATTGAAGCATTTAGAACATTTGAAGGTTCTAGAGAACAACGTTTAGCTGAAGAAAAAAGATTAGCTGAAGAAGCGTTAGAAAAATTAGCGGCTGGTTTCCAAAAAACAGAAAGCGGATTACGTTACCAAATTATTCAAAAGGGTAGTGGTAAACAAGCAGAAAAAGGGAAAAAGGTTTCAGTACACTATCAAGGAGCTTTAGAAAACGGTATGGTTTTCGATTCTTCATACAAAAGAAAACAACCGATTGATTTTACTTTAGGTGTAGGTCAAGTGATTGAAGGTTGGGACGAAGGTATTGCCTTGTTACAAGTAGGTGATAAAGCTCGTTTTGTTATCCCTTCTTATTTAGGTTATGGTTCAAGAGGGGCTGGTGGTGTAATTCCTCCTAATGCTACTTTAGTGTTTGATGTGGAATTAATGGATGTGAAATAA
- a CDS encoding class I SAM-dependent methyltransferase, with product MNNYINLNKNTWNSKVDVHVTSDFYNNNAFLNGENTVPFTDIQALGAINGKSILHLQCHFGQDSLSLARMGAKVTGIDFSDKAIAVAQNMNTQLGLDAQFICCNVYDTLAHISEQFDIVYTSYGTIGWLPDLDQWANVIAQALKPGGKLVFFEFHPVVWMYDTNFTHVQYNYFKSEPIIEEETGTYADRYANIDNQTITWNHSLSEVIQALINQKLQINWFQEFDYSHYACFNNTIEFEPGKFRIQSFDNKIPMMYGLVASKY from the coding sequence ATGAACAACTACATCAATCTTAATAAAAACACTTGGAACAGCAAAGTGGACGTACATGTAACTTCAGATTTTTACAACAACAATGCTTTCCTAAATGGAGAAAACACTGTTCCTTTTACAGATATTCAAGCCTTAGGTGCTATTAATGGTAAAAGTATTTTGCATTTACAATGTCATTTTGGTCAAGATTCACTTTCTTTAGCTAGAATGGGCGCTAAAGTTACTGGAATTGATTTCTCTGATAAAGCCATTGCAGTTGCCCAAAATATGAATACACAACTTGGTTTAGATGCGCAATTTATTTGTTGTAATGTATACGATACTTTAGCTCATATTTCCGAACAATTTGATATAGTTTATACCAGTTACGGAACTATTGGATGGTTGCCGGATTTAGACCAATGGGCAAATGTTATAGCCCAAGCGTTGAAGCCTGGAGGTAAATTAGTTTTTTTTGAATTTCATCCTGTCGTTTGGATGTATGATACTAATTTCACTCATGTTCAATACAATTATTTCAAATCTGAACCAATAATTGAAGAAGAAACAGGTACTTATGCAGATAGATATGCCAATATTGATAATCAAACTATTACCTGGAACCACAGTTTAAGTGAAGTCATACAAGCGTTAATCAATCAAAAACTTCAAATAAATTGGTTTCAAGAATTTGATTATTCGCATTACGCTTGTTTCAACAATACTATCGAATTTGAACCTGGAAAATTCAGAATTCAATCTTTTGACAATAAAATTCCAATGATGTATGGATTGGTAGCCAGTAAGTATTAG